GCAGGTAATCGAAACCGAACTCATTGTTGGTACCGTAGGTAATGTCCGCCGCGTAAGCTTCCCGGCGTGATACGGGACGCAGGTAGCTCCAGCGCTGGTCTTCTGCCTCATAGTCCGGGTCATAGATGAAGGCGGCTTCGTGCTGGATGCTGGCCGTGGTAATGCCCAGGGCATGGTAGATTGGCCCCATCCAGTGGTGGTCCCGCTTGGCCAGGTAATCATTAACCGTGACCAGGTGGCAGCCCTGACCGCTCAGGGCATTAAGGTAAAGGGGCAGGGTGGCCACCAGTGTCTTACCCTCACCGGTCTTCATCTCGGCGATCTTGCCCTGGTGCAGGACGATGCCGCCCATTAGCTGGACGTCGAAATGGCGCTGATGTATTGTCCGCCTGGCGGCTTCACGCACGGCGGCAAAGGCTTCCGGCAGCAGTTCATCAAGGGTAGCGCCGGATTCAAGCCGGGCTTGAAATTCCCCGGTCCTGGCCTTGAGTTCGGCGTCACTGAGTCCGGTAAACTCCGTCTCCAGCGAATTTATACTGTCGACTATCGGCTGTAGCCGCTTCAAAACTTTCTCATTAGAATCGACGAGTCCACCCAACCACTTAAACACTACTTCTCCTCCACAATCAATCTTTTAGCTTCATCGGCCAGGGAATCTTCGACCATAACATCAACCCGCCCCAGCCCGTCAACGGCAAAGACGTGAACCGAGGGTGCCGCATTTGACTTCAGGAAGCAGGTGATTCCATTGCTTTCCAGCAATCCCTTGATAATCTGGGCTTCGCCTTCACTTCGTGCCTGATATACGCTTTTCATCTTGCCAGGTCTGTCCACAGCTTACTCGAACAAAGCTCCTATTGATTGCCCGCTGTGGATGCGATAGATGGCTTCTCCGAGCAGCGGGGCCATGGACAGTACCGTAATATTGGCCAGCCTCTTGTTTTCCGGGAGGGGGACAGTATCGGTAACTATTACCTCTTTTACCGGGCATGAAGCTATCCTCTGGACGGCCGGGCCGGAGAATATCGGGTGGGTACAGCAGGCGTATACCTCCTTCGCCCCGCGCTTCAGCAGGGTTTGAACGGTATTTACCAGGGAGCCGGCGGTATCTATTTCATCATCCACGGTAAGGGCTATTTTATCCTTCACATCCCCGATGACATTAAGCGTTTCCGTATGGTCGTTATTACCTATCCGTCTCTTTTCCATAATTGCCAGCGGGGCGTTGAGCTTGGCGGCCAGGTCCCGCGCCCGTTTGGTAATACCGATATCAGTAGCTACCACCACCAGGTCTCTAATATTCTTCTTCTTGAAATAATCACTGAACAGGTACAGGGCAGTAAGTTCGTCAACGGGTATATTAAAGAACCCCTGAATCTGCGCCGCGTGCAGGTCTACCGTCAGCAGGCGGTTAGCCCCGGCTACGGTGAGCATGTCCGCAATCAACCTGGCGGTTATCGGAACACGGGGCTGGTCTTTCTTGTCAGTACGGGCGTAGCCATAATAGGGGACCACGGCGGTAATGCGTCCGGCGGAGGCTCTCTTCAGCGCATCAAGCATGATTAACAGTTCAACCAGGTTCTTATTTACCGGAGAGCACATGGGCTGAATGACGAAGGTATCCCGTTCTCGGACATTTTCCAGAATACGGACAAAGATGTTCTCATTACTGAACTCAAAGACCTCGCACTTGCCCAGTGGCAGTCCCAGATATTCGGTAACCGCCTCGGCCAGGGCGGGGTGGGCATTGCCGGTGAATACTTTCAACTCGTCCATTAATCTCAGTTCCCTTTCTCTTTATGTTTGTCATTTGGTGCAGACGGCTTCTCCGGTTCACCGTCAATCAGAAATCAATACCGGGTACCGGGAAGCGTGAACACAGTTCCGTGACTTCCTGCCGTATCTGTTTTTCAATATCCGGGTTCCCGGCGTTATTAATCATTTTGATAATCGCGGAGGCAATGAATCTCATTTCCTCTCTGCCGAAGCCGCGGCTGGTCACCGCCGGCGTACCCAGTCTGATGCCACTGGTGGCGATTGCGGGACGCGGGTCGAAGGGGATAGTATTCCGGTTGATCACAATGCCGGCTCTACCCAGAGTTTCCTCTGCTTCTCTACCGCTGATGCCCGTCTGCGTGAGGTCGGCCAGGACCATGTGGGTATCCGTCCCGTCTGACACCAGGCGCAGCCCGAGGCGTTTCAACTCGCTGGCCAGTACCAGCGCGTTATCCAGCGTGGCGCCCTGATAATCAAAAAATCCGGGTTGCATTGCCTCCCGGAAAGCCACCGCTTTAGCGGCAACGGCGTGCATCAAGGGCCCCCCTTGCATCTCCGGAAAGACCGCCGCATCTATCGCCGGGGCTAACTCACGCTTGCACAGGATGAACCCGCCCCGCGGACCGCGCAGCGTCTTGTGAGTGGTTGAAGTAACTATATCGGCGTAGGGTACCGGAGTAGGGTGCAGTCCCACCGCTACCATCCCGGCGATGTGGGCCATGTCAACTACCAGCTTAGCCCCGACAAGGTCAGCGACATGACGGAAGCGCTCAAAATCAATAATCCGGGGATAAGCGCTGGCTCCCACCATAATCACCCTGGGTTTGTGCTCCAGAGCCAGTTTTTCCATCTCCGGGTAGTTGATTCTTTCCGTTTCCCGGCTGACTCCGTAGATAATGAAATTGTATGATTTACCGGAGAAGCTCACTTTATCACCGTGGGTGAGGTGGCCGCCGTGGGCCAGTCTCATACCCATAACCGTGTCACCGTACTCCAGCAGAGCATAGTAAGCAGCCATATTAGCCTGTGCCCCGCTGTGCGGCTGGACATTAGCATGCTCGGCGTGGAAGAGCTCTTTTGTCCGCTCAATGGCCAGGGTTTCTATCCTGTCCATATTCTCGCAGCCGCCGTAGTAGCGTCGCTGAGGATAGCCCTCGGCGTATTTGTTGGTCAGAAACGATCCTTGAGCTTCAAGCACCGCCTGGCTGGCGTAATTCTCCGAAGCGATAAGGTTAATCGTCTCCCTTTGCCGTTTTGCCTCCATACTGAGAGCCTGACTGATTTCCGGGTCTCTTTGACTTAAGTAGCTCATTTCCCCTCCTTTTTGAAGTCTACAACTGTGCCCCGATACTGTCAATAATTTTTAATGGTTATTTTATTAAAGGAAAGATTCTATAAAGTGGATTGCCCTGCCCCAAATAATTTAACAATAATGATGATCATCAGGGCTAAGGTAGCGCTGCAAAGGTAAATTTTACCTTTCTAAATTGACTTGACATATCACCTTTGTTATCATACAGGCAAAGGGAGTTGGATTTACGGCTCTCTTATTTTAAGATAACCGGGATTAAATGTCAGCACTGAGTGAACTTAATAAAGAAATCGCGCTTTGCCAGCGATGTGAGATAGCCAAGTACCGGACCCGGGCGGTGCCCGGGGAAGGGGCGGAGGATGCGGAGATAATGTTTATCGGTGAGGCGCCGGGCTGGCATGAAGACCAGCAGGGGCGTCCTTTCGTCGGCCCGGCAGGGCAGTACCTTGATGAATTGCTGGCCCTGGCTAATTTGAAGCGTGAGCAGGTCTATATTACCAATGTGATTAAGACCCGTCCCCCGGGAAACCGTGACCCGTTGCCGGTGGAGATCAGTAACTGCCGGCAGTGGCTGGAACGCCAGATTGAGTTAATCCGTCCCAAAATGATTGTGACTCTGGGCCGTTTCTCGATGGCGATGTTTTTTCCCGGTAAGACCATCAGTAAAATTCATGGCACCGCTCAGAAGCGGGATGGTGTGGTCTACTATGCGATGTATCATCCGGCGGCGGCCCTGCATCAGGGCGGTTTGCGTGCGGTGATTGAGACTGATATGCGTAAGATTCCGGCGCTCCTGGACGAAACGAAAAACATGACCGAGGTCAGGATTGAGCTGCCGCCAGAGCAGCTAAAGATGTTTGATGCCTGAGACTGTTTATAATAGCAGCCTGACTGCATTTGGAATTCGAGTTGATAGTTACACTATTGGGGAGGTTTTAGTTTAGAAGATGCCCAGGTCAAAACTGAAGATAATTCCTCTCGGCGGTTTGAGCGAAATCGGCAAGAACATGATGGCGATGGAGTATGAAGATGACATCATCGTTATCGATGCCGGGCTGATGTTCCCCGAGGAAGAAATGCTGGGTATTGACCTGGTAATCCCTGATATCAGCTACCTGCTGGAGAACCGGGACAAGATAAGAGGTATTGTAATTACCCACGGGCATGAAGACCATATCGGCGCCCTCCCGTATCTGCTCCCCCAGCTTAATGTGCCGGTCTATGCCACCAAGCTGGCCAGGGGACTCATCTCAGTCAGGCTTAAGGAGAGAAAGGCGCTTGCCGGGGCGACTCTAACGCTGGTGCCGTTTAACACTAAAGTTACGCTGGGTAAATTCGCGGTAGAGTTCTTCCCGGTTTGTCACAGCATCCCTGATTCAGCCGGTCTGATCATACAGACCCCGGTTGGCACAGTAGTCCATAGCGGCGATTTTAAGCTTGACTACACCCCGGTTGGTGGTAAACCGACGGCTCTATCCCGGCTGGCGCAACTGGGTGCGCAGGGGGTCCTGCTGCTGCTCTCTGATTCCACCTATGCCGAGATGCCCGGTTATACGCCATCGGAAAAAATTGTCGGTGAAACCCTGGACCGGGTTATCGCTGAGGCGCCGGGGAGAGTGATTATCGCCACCTTTTCCTCCCTGATTTCACGTATTCAGCAGGTGATTGATGCGGCGGCTAAACACCAGCGTCGTGTCTTCATCGTCGGGCGGAGCATGAGCGATACGTCTAACATGGCGCTGGAGCTTGGGTTTCTGCAGGCGCCTGACGGCGTGCTGGGCCGGCTGGACGAAATGCGCGGCTTACCTCAAAACAAGATTGTCCTGCTTACTACGGGCAGCCAGGGAGAGCCTACGTCAGCGCTGGTACGTATGGCGAACCGTGACCACCGCCAGGTACATATTATGCGGGGTGATACGGTGGTAATTTCAGCAACGCCTATCCCGGGCAATGAAGCGGTGGTCAACAGGACCGTGGATAGCCTCTTCAAGCAGGGGGCGGAGGTACTATATCACAAGGTAGCCCAGGTTCATGTCCACGGTCATGCCAGCCAGGAGGAACTGAAACTGCTGATGGACCTGGTTAAACCGAAATTTTTCATGCCCATTCATGGTGAGTACCGTCACCTGAGTCTTCATGCGAAGCTGGCCCAGTCAATGGGTATTCCAGAAGGTAATATCTTCGTTCTGGAAGATGGTGATATACTGGAGCTTAACCAGCAGTCGGGCAAGATAAACGGCAAAGTCAGCTCAGGTAATGTCTATGTCGATGGTCTTAGTGTGGGGGATATCGGCAGCGTCGTTCTGCGGGACAGGAGGATGCTTTCCAAGGATGGCATTGTCCTGGTGATTATCGCGGTTAACCGGCAGACCGGTAAGCTGATGGGACGTCCTGATGTTGTGTCGAGGGGTTTTGTTGAGAACAGGGAATCCATAGTGCTGGATGAAAGCCGTGACCTGGTCGCCCGTGTGCTGGACCATGGTGGCGACCGTCCTTCCGACTGGGGCTTTATCAATACTAAGGTCAGGGATACACTGAACAAGTTTTATTATGAGCAGACCAGGCGCCGTCCGATGGTGCTCCCCTTTATCGTACAGATATGATTTCGGGTTGTCTGGTTTACCGGGGGTCGTATGTCCAGGAACAAGATTAATAGCCGGATTAAGTCCAGAGGCAAGGCACGGCGCAGTCCATGGCGAGGATTATTCCGCATTGTGCTGGCGCCGGTGCGCTACTGGCCACTTACCATCCTTATTGCCGTTGCAGCATTGCTATACTGGCAGTGGGGAAACATTGTTTTCTGGGGTGGCGGTCTTGTGGCCAACGTCCTCGCTTTTGTGGCAAATACCCTGAGAATGTTTGGCTGGGGGCTGCTCCTGATAGCGGCTGTCATGCTGACACTAATCGGGGTGGTGCGTTGGGGTAAAGCGTCCTCATTTGTCCGCTATGGCAATCGCTGGCTGGGCGTAGTGGTACTGGCTCTGGCTGCCTGGGGTATACTGGCTTTTTTTAATCTGGGGGGCAGCTTCGGCATGGATATTCTCGGTATCAGGGCCCCCGGTTTTCTCAGTATCCTGGTAGCAGTCCTGCGCGTGCTGGGGTTAGTTGTCCTGGGTGTTATTCTGATAGCTCCCCGGGCTTCTCTGCGTCTGTTAAAAAGGTTTATTTCCCGGGTGGGTAATCAACTGAAAAGGCATCCTGTTCCCAGGCTGGCCCGTACATCGAAAGGAGTAGTATCTCCGGTGACCGCAGTGCCCCCGGTTGCCACCTCCAAAGCTGTGCCGGTAGCGTCAAACCTGGAGAGAGAACCGGAAAAGAAAGCGGTATCCTCGGCGGCTGCGGTGGCGGCTTCATTCCAGCGGGAGTTGAAGCAGGTGGCCCAGGAAGTGTGGAAGAAGTACGGCGAATCGCCGGACAGGGTGGATGTAGATGGCTGGCAGCTACCGCCGATTGATATCCTGGATACGTCACCGGAAGTCCAGTTCAGTCAGGCGGATAACGTACAGCGCGCCCGGCTTATCGAAGAAGCCCTGGGCAGCTACGGCGTTGAGGCCAGGGTGGTGCAGATAAACGCCGGGCCCACCGTTACCCAGTTTGGCGTTGAGCCGGGCTGGGACCGCAAGGTAAAAGAGGTCAGGGAAAAGGACAAAGATGGCAATGTCAGAATCAGGCAGGAGGAAATTTCCAAGACCAGGGTCAAGGTGGAAAGAATAAACTCGCTGGCTAATGACCTGGCCCTGGCGCTGGCCGCGCCCAGCATCCGGATTGAAGCCCCGGTACCCGGCAAAGCGGTGGTGGGAATTGAAGTGCCCAATACCGTTTCCAGTATGGTCAGCCTGCGCGGGGTGATCGAGACCAGCGTGTTCCAGAAAATGGAAGCCAAGTCCAAGCTGAGCCTGGCGCTGGGTAAGGGGGCCGGGGGTGAGGCGGTGGCGGCTGACCTGACGAAGATGCCGCACCTGCTCATCGCCGGGGCTACCGGCAGCGGCAAGACGGTCTGTCTGAATGCCATTGTCAGCTGCCTGCTTCTCTATAACACGCCTAATGATGTCCGCTTTATTATGATTGACCCCAAGCGGGTAGAGCTGGTGATGTTCAACGGTATCCCCCACCTGATTAACCCGGTCATCGTTGATGCCGATAAAGCCCTGGACGCCCTGCGCTGGCTCAGCCAGGAGATGAATGATCGCTACCAGACGCTGGCCAAGGCCGCTGTCCGCAATATTGAGACCTATAATAAGAACCGGCAGGGCGACCAGAAAATGCCCTACCTGGTGCTGATTATCGATGAGCTGGCTGACCTGATGATGCTGGGAGGTGATGAGGTGGAGCATATCCTGTGCCGTTTAGCCCAGCTTTCCCGGGCGGTGGGTATTCACCTGGTGGTGGCGACGCAGCGTCCCTCCGTGGACGTGGTTACCGGACTGATTAAAGCCAATTTCCCCACCCGTATCAGCTTTGCCGTTACCTCCCAGGTAGACTCGCGTACTATCCTTGACAGCGGCGGCGCCGAGAAATTGCTGGGCAAGGGGGACATGCTCTATCTACCCACCGAGGCCGGGAAACCCAAGCGCCTCCAGGGGTGCTACGTTTCTGATGCCGAGGCGGAGCGGCTGGTCTACCTCTGGGGAAACCAGCGGCGGGAAGGGGCGGCTGCGCTGAAAGTGACCGATCTGGTACCGCTCCAGGCTGCCAGCCGCAAAGACGAGGATGAAGACCCGATACTGAAAGCCGCCCGCCAGCTTGCCCGGGAACACAGCCGGATATCAGCGTCCTTCTTGCAGCGGCGTTTACGCATCGGCTATCCCCGCGCCGCCCGCATCATCGACCAGCTTGAGGAGGAGAAGGCGATGGAGGAGGGGGGAGGGGAGGAGCTATAACCAAGAGTCAGGGGTTCGAGTCCAGCGCCGCCCAATTCTATTTCCGAGCACTTTTTGAGCTACCAAAGCTAGCGCTTTCAACTACAACAGTACTATCGTTATTGAACTTCAGTCTTATCCAAATCGTTAGGAAACTAAAAGGTGATTTTGTTTCTCAGACTCCTTTCAGCCGGAGTTGACTATATGTACATTAATATGTACACTTATAGTAAAGGAGGACGGTGGCCTACCGGATTGAAATTACCCCGACTGCCCTAGAAGCGCTGGAGGCCATCACAGACCGGCGAACTCGCGGTGCTGTCGTCCGGCGTATAGACACTCTTACGGAAGAACCTGGAAAACTGGGAAAACCACTTCGAGGCTGGCTGGCAGGGTTCATGAGCATACGGGCTGCTGGGCAAAGGTACCGAGTTGTGTACAGAATTGACGATGAGGAGAAACGGGCGATAGTGTACATGGTCGATATACGCAAAGAAGGTAGCCGTCGGGATGTTTATGCCTTAGCCGAGCGACTCGTACAGCGGGGGTTGATATAGGAGGAAGGACATGACTATGACGAGGGAAACCAAAGAACTTACTACAGTTGATGCACGGCGGAAGCTGACGAAGCTGCCGGAGGAGTTGGGCGCAGAACCAGCTACCGTAGCGGTCACCCGAAGGGGAAAGCCGGTACTCGCAATTATGGCGTGGGAAGACTACGAAGCCATCCTGGAGAGTCTTGAGATACTCAGCGACGATGAGGCTGTGAAGCAACTCCGCCGTAGCATCAAAGAGGTTAAAGGGGGGAAGACAATCCCGTGGGAGAAGGCCAAGGCTCGACTGGGCGGGTAGTGCTGACGGATTTGGACTGAGGAAGGGGGCTATAATAAGAGTCAGGGGTTCGAGTCCAGCGCCGTACAGTCTACAAACTTTGTTAAGTCTTCACTTCCCCCGCAGCCTCTTCAGCACCGCGTCCATGTAGATTTTCGCCAGGTTCTTGCCGTGCTGGCGTATCTTCTCCCGCTTTTTCTGCTTCTTCTTTTCCCGGCGTTCCTGCCGGGTCTCCGTCCCGTTATCGGCCACCCTTTATCTCCGCGAAATCAAACTCTTTGCGCAGGTCGAAGATGCGGTCGCGCAGCAGCGCCGCCCTCTCGAAGTCGAGAGCTTTGGCAGCGGCCTTCATCTGCGATTCCAGTTCCTTAATCAGGCGGGCGATGTCCTCCCTGGCGATGGGCGCCGCCGTATAAGTTGCCTTGGTCTCGGCGACCACCTTGACACGCTCGGTGATGTCCTTGATGGCTTTCCTGATGCCCTGCGGGGTGATGCCGTGTTCCTGGTTATAAGCTTCCTGGATGCGGCGGCGGCGCTGGGTCTCGTCAATCGCCGCCTTCATTGAGCCGGTCATGGTATCGGCGTACATGATGACGTGCCCGTCAATGTGGCGGGAAGCTCGCCCCATGGTCTGTATCAGCGAGCCTACCGATCTCAAGAACCCCTCTTTGTCGGCGTCAAGGATGGCGACAAAGCTGACCTCGGGCAGGTCCAACCCCTCCCGCAACAGGTTGATGCCGACGACCACGTCATAGACGCCAAGGCGCAGGCTGCGCAGGATGTCCACCCTCTCCAGAGTATCAATCTCCGAGTGGAGGTAGTGGGTCTTGATGCCCAGCTCGATAAGGTAGTCGGCAAGCTCCTCCGCCATCCGCTTCGTCAGGGTGGTCACCAGGCAGCGCTCGCCCTTCGCCACCCGCTTCTGAATCTGGTCGATAAGGTCGTCGATCTGCCCCTTGGTGGGCTTGATTTCTACCGTAGGTTCGAGCAGGCCGGTGGGTCGTACCAGTTGCTCCACCACCTGCTGGCTGTGCTTGTATTCGTACGGCCCCGGCGTCGCCGAGGTATAGATGACCTGTTTGATGCGCTGCTCAAACTCGGCGAAGCTCAGCGGGCGGTTGTCCAGCGCCGAGGGCAGACGGAACCCGTAGTCCACCAGCGTCTGCTTGCGGGAGCGGTCGCCGTGGTACATACCGTTAAGCTGTGGGATGGTCATGTGCGATTCGTCCAGAATCAGCAGGAAATCGTCGGGGAAGTAATCGAGCAGTGTCCAGGGCGCACTGCCGGAGGCGCGCCCGGCTAAATGGCGGGAGTAGTTCTCCACTCCGGAACAGTAGCCGGCTTCCCGCAGCATTTCCAGGTCGTAGTTGGTGCGCTGCTCCAGGCGGGCGGCTTCGAGCACCTTTCCCTGCTCCTGCAATTCCTTGAGCCTATGGGCAAGCTCTTCCTGGATGCTGGTAATCGCTCTCTCCAGCTTCTCCGGCGAGGTGACGAAGTGCTTGGCGGGAAAGATGTCAACCGCGTTCATCTCGGAGAGTATCTCGCCGGTGAGCGGGTCGATCTGCACGATGCGCTCAATTTCGTCACCGAAGAACTCGATGCGCAGGGCCAGTTCCTCGTAGGCGGGCTGTATCTCCAGGGTATCGCCGCGGACGCGGAACTTGCCGCGGGTGAAGTCCATGTCATTACGCTCGTACTGCATATCCACCAGCCTGTGCAACAACCGGTAGCGGTTATAGCTTTCCCCCTTTTTCAGGTTGCAGACGAAGCTGTGATATTCCTCCGGTTCGCCCAGGCCGTAAATGCAGGAAACAGAGGCGACGATGACCACGTCGCGGTGCTCAAAAAGGGCGCGGGTGGCGGCGTGGCGCAGCTTGTCAATCTCGTCGTTGATGTCAACCTCCTTCTCGATGTAGAGGTCGGTGCGCGGCACGTAGGCTTCGGGCTGGTAGTAATCGTAATAGCTGACGAAATATTCCACGGCGTTGTTGGGGAAGAAGTCCTTGAACTCGGAGTAAAGCTGGGCCGCCAGCGTCTTGTTGTGGCTGATGACCAGGGTGGGACGCTGCACCCGGGCGATGGTGTTAGCCATGGCGAAGGTCTTGCCGCTGCCGGTCACGCCGAGCAGCGTCTGGTGCTTCAACCCCCCCCCCAGCCCCGCCACCAGCTTATCCACCGCCTGCGGCTGGTCGCCCATCATCCCGAAATCAGAGACTACTTCAAACGGTGGCATACTTTCTTAAGATTCCTCCCGGGACTTTTTCAGTTCCCCAATGACCTCATCGAGGTCAGGTAGCTGGCTAATCTCGTAGACTTTAACGAAGGCGACTTTGCCCTGCTCGTCGACGATGACGTTAGCCCGCTGGGAGAACCCCTCTTTCTCACGGAACAGGCCGTAGAGTTTCGCCACCTGTCCGTGAGGCCAGAAGTCGGCGAGGACGCGTGTCTCCTTGATGCCGAGGTCTTTAGCCCAGGCCTGCTTGGTGGGTACGGAATCGACGCTGATGCCGACAGCGACGGTGTTCAGCGAGTCGAAGTCCGACTTTCTGGCTTCGAGGTTCTGCATTTGTTTGGCGCATACCCCCGTCCAGGCCAGGGGATGAAAGGAGAGGAGCACCCGCTTGCCCCGTTGCCCCGCCAGGTTGAAGTCCTGACCGCGCTGGTCTTTGAGGGTGAAGTCCGGCGCCGTCTCTCCCGGCGATACTGGAGTTGTTCTTTCCGCCATGCTGTAGCCTCCTGGTGTTCTTTGTGTATTCTCTCTACAAACAGTATATCGCTTTTACTCTTCTGGCTTCAATTTTGCGCCAATTTCTGACGGTTCCTCTGGACAGTCCGGCGCGATGTTTACTGGTGTAATAGGATATAATAGGGTTAGTTTTGATTGTCCTGTGACCCTTCACTGCGTTCAGAGTGATATAATACGACGCGCTGTTAGCAAAACGAAAAGGGAGTTGGTAACTATGGCTTCCGAATCTCTGCTCAAGGTCTTGAGTGAGGCCGGTATCGCTTCCCGCCGGAAGCTGACCGAAGCCATCAAGCAGGGCAGGGTCACGGTCAACGGTCAGGTGGTGGACGGCTTCCGTTTTCCTGTTGACAGTGCCAGAGACCGTGTTGCTCTGGACGGGCGGGCTATCGGTTTTCAGACTCAGTCATCAGTCTACCTGCTGCTGAACAAGCCGGCGGGGGTGCTTTCCACCACCCATGATGAAAGAGGACGGAAGACGGTGTTGAGTCTGTTGCCCCCGAAGTACCGCCACCTCCGGCTGTACCCGGTGGGCAGGCTCGACCTCGACAGCACCGGACTGTTACTGCTGACCAATGACGGCGACCTTACCTACCACCTGACCCACCCCCGCTTTGAGCATGAGAAAGAGTACCTGGTGGCGATTGACGGCGGGCTGTCACCGGAGGAGAAACGGAAGCTGGAACAGGGTATTGAATTGGACGGAAAGCGGACGGCCCCCGCCACCGTCAGGGAGGTCAAAAACTTGCCGCCCTTTAACTACAGCATCACCCTGCATGAGGGCAGGAAAAGGCAGCTGCGGCGGATGCTGGCTGCCCTTGGCTACCGTGTCCAGCACCTGAAGCGGGTCAGGATGGGGAGCCTGGGGCTGGGGTCTCTCAGAGAGGGCGCGGTGCGGGAGCTTGATAAGCGGGAGGTCAGGGCGCTAACTGGTGGGAAACACTGAGTTTGTCTGTTCAGGATATTTAGTATCTACCTCACCCCCTGTGTGAGGTTGTCCGAAAAAGGCTTTTGTCATTGCGAGCGAAGCGTGGCAATCTGGGAGGTGATGGGGAACCCTTCCCGATACGGATTGCTTCGCCTTCCGACTTCGTCGGAATGGTCTCGCAATGACATTTTCTGACTGCCCAGGAATATGTAAGAGAGGCGGAGCCTCTCTTGGACTCTCCTTTGGGG
This sequence is a window from Dehalococcoidales bacterium. Protein-coding genes within it:
- a CDS encoding type II toxin-antitoxin system Phd/YefM family antitoxin, yielding MTMTRETKELTTVDARRKLTKLPEELGAEPATVAVTRRGKPVLAIMAWEDYEAILESLEILSDDEAVKQLRRSIKEVKGGKTIPWEKAKARLGG
- a CDS encoding ribose-phosphate pyrophosphokinase, whose product is MDELKVFTGNAHPALAEAVTEYLGLPLGKCEVFEFSNENIFVRILENVRERDTFVIQPMCSPVNKNLVELLIMLDALKRASAGRITAVVPYYGYARTDKKDQPRVPITARLIADMLTVAGANRLLTVDLHAAQIQGFFNIPVDELTALYLFSDYFKKKNIRDLVVVATDIGITKRARDLAAKLNAPLAIMEKRRIGNNDHTETLNVIGDVKDKIALTVDDEIDTAGSLVNTVQTLLKRGAKEVYACCTHPIFSGPAVQRIASCPVKEVIVTDTVPLPENKRLANITVLSMAPLLGEAIYRIHSGQSIGALFE
- a CDS encoding type II toxin-antitoxin system RelE/ParE family toxin, whose product is MAYRIEITPTALEALEAITDRRTRGAVVRRIDTLTEEPGKLGKPLRGWLAGFMSIRAAGQRYRVVYRIDDEEKRAIVYMVDIRKEGSRRDVYALAERLVQRGLI
- a CDS encoding DUF2007 domain-containing protein; the encoded protein is MKSVYQARSEGEAQIIKGLLESNGITCFLKSNAAPSVHVFAVDGLGRVDVMVEDSLADEAKRLIVEEK
- a CDS encoding DNA translocase FtsK is translated as MSRNKINSRIKSRGKARRSPWRGLFRIVLAPVRYWPLTILIAVAALLYWQWGNIVFWGGGLVANVLAFVANTLRMFGWGLLLIAAVMLTLIGVVRWGKASSFVRYGNRWLGVVVLALAAWGILAFFNLGGSFGMDILGIRAPGFLSILVAVLRVLGLVVLGVILIAPRASLRLLKRFISRVGNQLKRHPVPRLARTSKGVVSPVTAVPPVATSKAVPVASNLEREPEKKAVSSAAAVAASFQRELKQVAQEVWKKYGESPDRVDVDGWQLPPIDILDTSPEVQFSQADNVQRARLIEEALGSYGVEARVVQINAGPTVTQFGVEPGWDRKVKEVREKDKDGNVRIRQEEISKTRVKVERINSLANDLALALAAPSIRIEAPVPGKAVVGIEVPNTVSSMVSLRGVIETSVFQKMEAKSKLSLALGKGAGGEAVAADLTKMPHLLIAGATGSGKTVCLNAIVSCLLLYNTPNDVRFIMIDPKRVELVMFNGIPHLINPVIVDADKALDALRWLSQEMNDRYQTLAKAAVRNIETYNKNRQGDQKMPYLVLIIDELADLMMLGGDEVEHILCRLAQLSRAVGIHLVVATQRPSVDVVTGLIKANFPTRISFAVTSQVDSRTILDSGGAEKLLGKGDMLYLPTEAGKPKRLQGCYVSDAEAERLVYLWGNQRREGAAALKVTDLVPLQAASRKDEDEDPILKAARQLAREHSRISASFLQRRLRIGYPRAARIIDQLEEEKAMEEGGGEEL
- a CDS encoding ribonuclease J → MPRSKLKIIPLGGLSEIGKNMMAMEYEDDIIVIDAGLMFPEEEMLGIDLVIPDISYLLENRDKIRGIVITHGHEDHIGALPYLLPQLNVPVYATKLARGLISVRLKERKALAGATLTLVPFNTKVTLGKFAVEFFPVCHSIPDSAGLIIQTPVGTVVHSGDFKLDYTPVGGKPTALSRLAQLGAQGVLLLLSDSTYAEMPGYTPSEKIVGETLDRVIAEAPGRVIIATFSSLISRIQQVIDAAAKHQRRVFIVGRSMSDTSNMALELGFLQAPDGVLGRLDEMRGLPQNKIVLLTTGSQGEPTSALVRMANRDHRQVHIMRGDTVVISATPIPGNEAVVNRTVDSLFKQGAEVLYHKVAQVHVHGHASQEELKLLMDLVKPKFFMPIHGEYRHLSLHAKLAQSMGIPEGNIFVLEDGDILELNQQSGKINGKVSSGNVYVDGLSVGDIGSVVLRDRRMLSKDGIVLVIIAVNRQTGKLMGRPDVVSRGFVENRESIVLDESRDLVARVLDHGGDRPSDWGFINTKVRDTLNKFYYEQTRRRPMVLPFIVQI
- a CDS encoding uracil-DNA glycosylase is translated as MSALSELNKEIALCQRCEIAKYRTRAVPGEGAEDAEIMFIGEAPGWHEDQQGRPFVGPAGQYLDELLALANLKREQVYITNVIKTRPPGNRDPLPVEISNCRQWLERQIELIRPKMIVTLGRFSMAMFFPGKTISKIHGTAQKRDGVVYYAMYHPAAALHQGGLRAVIETDMRKIPALLDETKNMTEVRIELPPEQLKMFDA
- the glyA gene encoding serine hydroxymethyltransferase encodes the protein MSYLSQRDPEISQALSMEAKRQRETINLIASENYASQAVLEAQGSFLTNKYAEGYPQRRYYGGCENMDRIETLAIERTKELFHAEHANVQPHSGAQANMAAYYALLEYGDTVMGMRLAHGGHLTHGDKVSFSGKSYNFIIYGVSRETERINYPEMEKLALEHKPRVIMVGASAYPRIIDFERFRHVADLVGAKLVVDMAHIAGMVAVGLHPTPVPYADIVTSTTHKTLRGPRGGFILCKRELAPAIDAAVFPEMQGGPLMHAVAAKAVAFREAMQPGFFDYQGATLDNALVLASELKRLGLRLVSDGTDTHMVLADLTQTGISGREAEETLGRAGIVINRNTIPFDPRPAIATSGIRLGTPAVTSRGFGREEMRFIASAIIKMINNAGNPDIEKQIRQEVTELCSRFPVPGIDF